From a region of the Lepus europaeus isolate LE1 chromosome 17, mLepTim1.pri, whole genome shotgun sequence genome:
- the ZNF25 gene encoding zinc finger protein 25 — protein sequence MNKFKGPVTFKDITVEFTTDEWKLLTPAQRTLYKEVMLENYSLLAAVGYRVSKPNTVFKLKQGKKPWILEVEFPRQNHPEDLWKIHEPETRNHKSQAGNSRNGALTKQRKTHTKVEAYECSECDKFFGQKSALIVHQRAHSENKSYDCDKCGKSFSKNEDLTKHQKSHTREKTYECKECKKIFYHVSSLSRHLKTHAGEKPYECDKCEKSFYQKPHLMEHQKTHTGEKPFECTECGKFFYVKAYLMVHQKTHTGEKPYECKECGKTFSQKSHLTVHQRSHTGEKPYKCKECGKFFSRNSHLKIHQRIHTGEKLFKCKECGNCFYQKSALTVHQRTHTGEKPFECSKCGKSFFYKSDLTKHQRKHTGEKPYECTECGKSFSVNSVLRLHERTHTGEKPYECKECGKSFSQKSHFIIHQRQHTGEKPYKCKECGKLFSRNSHLKTHEKSHTGEKLFKCKECGNCFHQKSALTEHQQTHTGEKPFKCKKCGETFIQKSQLTAHQKTHTKKAKADSVG from the exons GGACCAGTGACATTTAAGGATATTACTGTGGAGTTCACCACGGACGAGTGGAAATTACTGACCCCTGCTCAGAGAACCTTGTACAAGGAAGTGATGCTGGAAAACTACAGTCTCCTGGCTGCCGTGG GTTATCGTGTGAGTAAGCCAAATACTGTCTTCAAGTTGAAGCAAGGAAAAAAGCCATGGATATTAGAAGTAGAATTTCCTCGTCAGAACCACCCTG AAGACCTATGGAAAATTCATGAACCTGAAACAAGAAACCACAAAAGCCAAGCTGGAAATTCAAG GAATGGAGCGCTTACAAAGCAGCGGAAAACTCATACCAAAGTGGAAGCCTACGAATGCAGCGAATGTGACAAGTTCTTCGGCCAGAAGTCTGCCCTAATAGTGCATCAGCGTGCTCATTCCGAGAACAAATCCTATGATTGTGATAAGTGTGGGAAATCTTTCTCTAAAAATGAAGACCTCACAAAACATCAGAAAAGTCACACCAGAGAGAAAACCTATGAGTGCAAAGAATGTAAGAAAATTTTCTATCATGTGTCTTCTCTCAGTAGACATCTGAAAACCCAtgcaggggagaaaccctatgaatgtgaTAAGTGTGAAAAGTCCTTCTACCAGAAACCACACCTCATGGAacatcagaaaacacacacaggggagaaaccttttGAATGTACTGAATGTGGGAAGTTCTTTTATGTGAAAGCATACCTCATGGTACATCAGAAAACAcatacaggggagaaaccctatgagtGTAAGGAATGTGGGAAAACCTTTTCCCAGAAGTCTCACCTCACAGTACATCAGAGATCACACACAGGGGAAAAACCCTATAAGTGTAAGGAGTGTGGGAAATTCTTCTCTAGGAATTCACACCTCAAAatccatcagagaattcacacaggagagaaactgtTTAAATGTAAGGAATGTGGAAACTGCTTCTACCAGAAGTCAGCTCTAACGGTACATCAGCgaactcacacaggggagaaaccctttGAGTGTAGTAAATGTGGGAAAAGTTTCTTTTATAAATCAGACCTCACTAAACATCAGCGAaaacacacaggagagaaaccgtATGAATGTACAGAatgtggtaaatctttctctgTGAATTCAGTCCTCCGATTACATGAAAGGACTCACACAGGAGAAAAACCCTATGAATGCAAGGAATGTGGGAAGTCTTTTTCTCAGAAGTCACACTTTATCATACATCAGAGAcaacacacaggggagaaaccctataaGTGTAAGGAGTGTGGGAAACTCTTCTCTAGGAATTCACACCTCAAAACCCATGAGAAAtctcacacaggagagaaactcTTTAAATGTAAGGAGTGTGGGAATTGCTTCCACCAGAAGTCAGCCTTAACAGAACATCAGCAAACTCACACCGGGGAGAAGCCCTTTAAGTGTAAGAAGTGTGGGGAGACCTTTATCCAGAAATCACAGCTCACTGCACatcagaagacacacacaaagaaggcAAAAGCTGATAGTGTTGGTTGA